In the Pseudomonas orientalis genome, one interval contains:
- a CDS encoding carbonic anhydrase: MQHLIDGFRKFQRDAFAQRSDLFKHLATTQNPGTLFVSCSDSRVVPELLTQQEPGDLFVIRNAGNIVPSYGPEPGGVSATVEYAVAVLGVSDIVICGHSDCGAMTAISTCTCLDHLPAVANWLRHAESAKVINAARQHASDAARLDALVRENVVAQLANLKTHPSVALALQQGRLNLHGWVYDIETGGIDALDGPSARFVSLLEHPTTRAHAA; the protein is encoded by the coding sequence ATGCAGCACCTCATCGACGGCTTTCGCAAATTCCAGCGCGACGCCTTTGCCCAGCGCAGCGACCTGTTCAAACACCTGGCCACTACGCAAAACCCCGGCACGCTGTTCGTGTCGTGCTCCGATAGCCGTGTCGTCCCGGAGTTGCTGACCCAGCAGGAACCCGGCGACCTGTTCGTGATCCGCAATGCCGGCAATATCGTGCCCTCCTACGGGCCGGAACCGGGCGGCGTATCGGCCACGGTCGAATATGCGGTGGCGGTACTCGGCGTGAGCGACATCGTGATCTGCGGCCACTCCGACTGCGGCGCAATGACCGCCATCTCCACCTGCACCTGCTTGGACCACCTGCCGGCAGTAGCCAACTGGTTGCGCCATGCCGAGTCGGCCAAGGTCATCAACGCCGCCCGCCAGCATGCCTCGGACGCGGCGCGCCTGGATGCCCTGGTGCGTGAAAACGTAGTCGCCCAGTTGGCTAATCTCAAGACTCACCCATCCGTCGCCCTGGCGCTGCAACAAGGCCGGCTGAACCTGCACGGCTGGGTATACGACATCGAAACCGGTGGCATCGACGCACTGGACGGGCCCAGCGCACGCTTCGTGTCCCTGCTCGAGCACCCGACCACCCGCGCTCATGCCGCCTGA
- a CDS encoding MBL fold metallo-hydrolase has product MFSTFKRLTLATAALAFTAHAMAADLKLDVYNPGEAAIFPVSSVLVSGARDAILVDAQFGKGQAEQLVQKIRASGKHLTTIYISHGDPDYYFGLDTLTAAFPDAKVLAPQPVVDHINATVAGKLAFWGPKMGADKPARTLVPQVLEGHSLTLEGQQLEVIGLDGPQPDRSFVWIPSIKAVVGGVVVAQNIHVWMADTQTAQSHKDWLATLQRIEDLKPTTVIPGHYLGTPSPASVAFTADYIKAFDIETAKAKDSAALIAAMKKRYPNLADESSLELSAKVAKGEMKW; this is encoded by the coding sequence ATGTTCTCGACCTTCAAACGCTTGACCCTGGCGACTGCCGCCCTGGCCTTTACCGCTCATGCCATGGCGGCAGATTTGAAACTTGACGTATACAACCCAGGCGAGGCCGCGATCTTCCCGGTCAGCTCGGTGCTGGTCAGCGGCGCCAGGGATGCGATCCTGGTGGACGCGCAATTCGGCAAGGGCCAGGCCGAGCAACTGGTGCAGAAAATCCGCGCCAGCGGCAAGCACCTGACCACCATCTACATCAGCCACGGCGACCCGGACTACTACTTCGGCCTCGACACCCTGACCGCCGCCTTCCCCGACGCGAAAGTGCTGGCGCCACAGCCGGTGGTCGACCATATCAACGCCACCGTCGCCGGCAAACTGGCGTTCTGGGGCCCGAAAATGGGCGCCGACAAACCGGCAAGAACCCTCGTGCCGCAAGTGCTTGAGGGCCACAGCCTGACGTTGGAAGGACAGCAACTGGAAGTCATCGGCCTGGACGGCCCGCAGCCGGATCGCAGTTTTGTATGGATTCCATCGATCAAGGCCGTGGTCGGTGGCGTAGTGGTCGCGCAAAACATCCACGTGTGGATGGCCGATACCCAGACCGCACAGTCCCACAAGGATTGGCTTGCCACCCTGCAACGTATTGAAGACCTGAAGCCGACCACCGTGATCCCGGGCCACTACCTGGGCACTCCATCGCCTGCTTCGGTCGCGTTTACCGCCGACTACATCAAGGCCTTCGACATCGAAACCGCCAAGGCCAAGGATTCCGCTGCCCTGATCGCGGCCATGAAAAAGCGTTACCCGAACCTCGCCGACGAGAGCTCGCTGGAGTTGAGCGCCAAAGTCGCCAAGGGCGAAATGAAGTGGTGA
- the pobA gene encoding 4-hydroxybenzoate 3-monooxygenase codes for MKTLKTQVAIIGAGPSGLLLGQLLHNAGIQTLVLERQSADHVQGRIRAGVLEQGMVDLLREAGVSRRMDAEGLVHDGFALARDGRLTHIDLKALSGGRSVMIYGQTEVTRDLMAARAAAGATTFYEASNVQPHDLKRDQPWLTFEHQGQAFRLECDYVAGCDGFHGVARRSIPPEALQVFERVYPFGWLGVLADTPPVHPELVYATHPRGFALCSMRSLTRSRYYLQVSAQEPLADWSDERFWAELKTRLPADLAEQLVTGPAIEKSIAPLRSFVVEPMQYGRLFLLGDAAHIVPPTGAKGLNLAASDVSTLFRILLKVYGEGRVDLLERYSAICLRRVWKAERFSWWMTSMLHQFPQADGFTQRIAESELDYFMGSEAGRTTIAENYVGLPYEAIE; via the coding sequence ATGAAAACGCTGAAAACCCAAGTCGCCATTATTGGCGCCGGTCCGTCCGGACTGCTGCTCGGTCAACTGCTGCACAATGCGGGCATTCAGACCCTCGTCCTGGAGCGCCAGAGCGCCGATCACGTGCAGGGCCGCATCCGTGCAGGCGTGCTCGAGCAAGGCATGGTCGATCTGCTGCGCGAGGCCGGCGTCAGCCGACGTATGGACGCCGAGGGCCTGGTGCATGACGGCTTCGCCCTGGCGCGCGATGGCCGACTCACGCACATCGACCTCAAGGCGCTGAGCGGTGGCCGGTCAGTGATGATCTACGGCCAGACCGAAGTCACCCGCGATCTGATGGCAGCCCGTGCGGCTGCCGGCGCCACGACCTTCTATGAAGCCTCGAACGTGCAGCCCCATGACCTCAAACGTGATCAACCCTGGCTGACCTTCGAGCATCAGGGCCAGGCCTTTCGCCTGGAGTGCGACTACGTCGCGGGTTGTGACGGCTTTCATGGCGTGGCCCGTCGGTCGATTCCACCCGAGGCGCTGCAGGTGTTCGAGCGCGTCTACCCCTTCGGCTGGCTGGGCGTGCTTGCCGATACGCCGCCGGTGCACCCGGAGCTGGTGTACGCCACGCACCCGCGCGGGTTTGCGCTGTGCAGCATGCGTTCGCTGACCCGCAGCCGTTACTACTTGCAGGTCTCCGCGCAGGAGCCGTTGGCCGACTGGTCGGACGAGCGCTTCTGGGCTGAGCTCAAGACTCGTCTGCCGGCCGACCTGGCTGAACAACTGGTCACCGGCCCGGCGATTGAAAAAAGCATCGCACCGCTGCGCAGCTTCGTGGTGGAGCCCATGCAGTACGGGCGCCTGTTTCTGCTCGGCGATGCCGCGCATATCGTGCCGCCCACCGGGGCCAAGGGCTTGAACCTGGCGGCCAGCGATGTGAGCACATTGTTTCGAATCTTGCTCAAGGTGTACGGCGAGGGGCGCGTGGACTTGCTTGAGCGCTACTCTGCCATCTGCCTGCGGCGGGTGTGGAAGGCCGAACGGTTTTCCTGGTGGATGACCTCGATGCTGCATCAGTTTCCCCAGGCGGACGGCTTCACTCAGCGCATTGCCGAGAGCGAGCTGGATTACTTCATGGGTTCCGAGGCCGGGCGCACAACCATCGCGGAAAATTACGTCGGGCTTCCTTACGAGGCTATCGAATAG
- the cynR gene encoding transcriptional regulator CynR, protein MLLRHIRYLLAVAEHRNFTRAAQALHVSQPTLSQQIKQLEDTLGAPLLDRSGRSVSLTDAGQAYVRFARLALQDLEAGTRAMHDVQDLSRGHLRLAMTPTFTAYLIGPLLARFHELYPGITLSVEELTQDRIEAALGEDLLDIGIGFTGEHGADIECEALFAEALSVVVRADHAQGSRSAWFEQPLVLLDPGFATRRYIDEYCRRQGVNPRVVMEANSIGAIIEIVRNTSLATILPQALAQAQAGLHAVAIEPPLPHRTVGLLSRRGAYRSAACAAFVALIKASPATD, encoded by the coding sequence ATGCTGCTGCGCCATATCCGTTACCTGTTGGCCGTTGCCGAGCACCGCAATTTCACCCGCGCCGCTCAGGCGCTGCATGTGTCGCAGCCGACGTTGTCGCAACAGATCAAGCAACTTGAAGACACCCTGGGCGCGCCGCTGCTCGATCGTTCCGGGCGCAGCGTCAGCCTGACGGATGCGGGTCAGGCTTATGTGCGCTTTGCGCGGCTGGCGTTGCAGGACCTGGAGGCCGGCACTCGTGCGATGCATGACGTGCAGGACCTCAGCCGCGGGCATCTGCGCCTGGCGATGACCCCGACGTTTACCGCCTACCTGATCGGCCCGTTGCTGGCGCGGTTCCATGAGCTGTACCCAGGCATCACTTTGAGCGTCGAAGAGCTGACCCAGGACCGCATCGAAGCTGCGCTGGGCGAGGACTTGCTGGATATCGGCATCGGCTTTACCGGCGAGCATGGCGCGGATATCGAGTGTGAGGCGCTGTTTGCCGAAGCGTTGAGCGTGGTGGTACGGGCCGATCATGCCCAGGGGAGTCGGTCGGCGTGGTTCGAGCAGCCGCTGGTGTTGCTCGATCCTGGCTTTGCCACGCGCCGCTATATCGATGAGTACTGCCGCCGGCAAGGCGTGAACCCGCGCGTTGTCATGGAGGCCAATTCCATCGGCGCGATCATTGAAATCGTGCGTAACACCTCACTGGCGACCATCCTGCCCCAGGCACTGGCCCAGGCGCAGGCCGGGTTGCATGCCGTGGCCATCGAGCCGCCGCTGCCGCACCGCACCGTGGGGCTGCTCAGCCGCAGGGGCGCCTATCGCAGCGCTGCGTGCGCGGCCTTTGTCGCACTGATCAAGGCGTCGCCAGCCACTGACTGA
- a CDS encoding cyanate transporter has translation MENVQEKPATAAWLMISVVLVALNLRPSMAAVGPLLSSIRADVPLNFSRAALLTMLPVMSMGLAMFFGMGVAKRFGEYRSVVISLLVIGAATLSRLWLDSALELIVSAMAAGVGIALIQALLPTLIKSRSGDNVSVFMGLYVTAIMGGAALAASFAPFVQEHTGSWRIGLAMWAGLAPLALLFWYAQRSASPTLPQVDSGPRASFFGNPRAWLLALFFGLGTACYTCVLAWLAPYYVEQGLREQHAGLLLGLLTAMEVVSGLATPAIANRRRDKRGVVAVLLVLIIIGFGGLILSPGHLSLLWPCLLGLGIGGLFPMSLILSLDHLDNPRRAGDLTAFVQGIGYLIAGLSPLIAGMIRDRLGSFEGAWWALAAVVVVMLLMVTRFNPAHYARHIR, from the coding sequence ATGGAAAACGTTCAGGAAAAACCCGCCACCGCCGCGTGGCTGATGATCAGTGTGGTGCTGGTCGCCCTTAACCTGCGCCCGTCGATGGCGGCCGTGGGGCCCTTGCTGTCGTCGATCCGCGCCGATGTGCCGCTCAATTTCAGCAGAGCGGCGTTGCTGACCATGCTGCCCGTCATGAGCATGGGCCTGGCGATGTTCTTTGGCATGGGCGTGGCCAAGCGCTTTGGCGAGTACCGCAGTGTCGTGATCTCCCTGCTGGTGATTGGCGCGGCGACGCTGTCGCGGTTGTGGCTGGATTCGGCGCTCGAGCTGATTGTCAGCGCCATGGCGGCAGGCGTCGGGATTGCGCTGATCCAGGCGTTGCTGCCAACGCTGATCAAGTCGCGCTCGGGCGATAACGTTTCCGTGTTCATGGGCCTGTATGTCACTGCAATCATGGGCGGCGCCGCACTGGCTGCGTCGTTTGCGCCGTTTGTGCAAGAGCACACCGGCAGCTGGCGCATCGGCCTGGCGATGTGGGCAGGGCTGGCACCGCTGGCACTGCTGTTCTGGTACGCCCAGCGCTCGGCGTCACCCACCTTGCCGCAGGTCGACAGCGGCCCGCGGGCATCCTTTTTCGGCAATCCCCGGGCCTGGTTGCTCGCACTGTTTTTCGGCCTCGGCACGGCGTGCTACACCTGCGTGCTGGCGTGGCTGGCGCCGTATTACGTCGAGCAGGGCTTGCGTGAGCAGCATGCCGGCTTGCTGCTGGGTTTGCTCACCGCCATGGAAGTGGTCTCCGGCCTGGCAACGCCCGCCATCGCCAATCGCCGCCGGGACAAGCGCGGCGTGGTTGCGGTATTGCTCGTGCTGATCATCATCGGCTTCGGCGGCCTGATTCTCAGCCCCGGGCACCTGAGCCTGCTGTGGCCATGCCTGCTCGGTCTGGGTATCGGTGGCCTGTTTCCAATGAGCCTGATCCTGTCCCTCGACCACCTCGACAACCCGCGCCGCGCCGGAGACCTGACCGCGTTCGTGCAAGGCATCGGCTACCTGATCGCGGGCCTGTCGCCACTGATCGCCGGGATGATCCGCGACCGGTTGGGCAGCTTCGAAGGAGCCTGGTGGGCATTGGCGGCTGTGGTGGTGGTGATGCTGCTGATGGTTACACGC
- a CDS encoding cache domain-containing protein, which translates to MNTLLRLAWLLLLCGSQVHADTANDADAQAAKALLEKALVYYQNNGDKAFAAFSRQGEFIDQDRYVFVVDTKGVLLASGGPSSALIGRDVSTVLGPDLQASFKHAINAPEGQGIQQADYRWQNWNDGKVEHKHVFYQRVGERILAVGYYLPRATPEQARALRNKAVNALVKDEAGTLKAINSLDGGFLQDDLYVFVVDLETRRYVAHGTDLRLINTDFAKVKDPDGRPVGEPILALMDEQDQGEYKYRWKNPVTGKVENKHAYVRKAGHWMVAVGYYSP; encoded by the coding sequence ATGAACACACTGCTACGACTCGCCTGGCTGCTGCTGTTGTGCGGCAGCCAGGTGCACGCCGACACGGCCAATGACGCAGACGCTCAAGCGGCCAAGGCGTTGCTGGAAAAGGCCCTGGTTTACTACCAGAACAATGGCGACAAGGCATTCGCCGCTTTCAGTCGCCAGGGCGAATTCATCGACCAGGACCGCTACGTCTTCGTGGTCGACACCAAAGGCGTACTGCTGGCCAGTGGCGGCCCCTCCTCGGCCTTGATCGGTCGCGACGTGTCCACCGTACTCGGTCCGGATCTGCAAGCCTCGTTCAAACACGCCATCAACGCGCCCGAAGGCCAGGGTATTCAACAGGCCGACTATCGCTGGCAGAACTGGAATGACGGCAAGGTCGAACACAAGCATGTGTTTTACCAGCGCGTGGGCGAGCGCATCCTGGCGGTCGGTTACTACCTGCCACGTGCCACACCGGAACAGGCGCGGGCGCTGCGCAACAAGGCGGTGAACGCGTTGGTGAAGGATGAAGCGGGAACGCTCAAGGCGATCAACTCATTGGACGGTGGTTTCCTGCAGGATGATCTCTATGTGTTCGTGGTTGATCTGGAGACGCGGCGCTATGTGGCGCATGGCACCGATCTGCGTTTGATCAACACGGATTTCGCCAAGGTCAAGGACCCGGATGGCAGGCCTGTCGGGGAACCGATCCTCGCGTTGATGGACGAGCAGGATCAGGGCGAATACAAATACCGCTGGAAAAACCCGGTGACCGGGAAGGTTGAGAATAAGCATGCTTATGTGCGCAAGGCGGGGCATTGGATGGTGGCTGTGGGGTATTACAGCCCCTGA
- a CDS encoding LysR family transcriptional regulator produces MDRLQAMRVFVTVVDLGSQSAAADHLDLSRPVVSRYLAELEDWVGARLLHRTTRKLSLTAAGGEVLPRCRQLLELCGDMQAAVSEPDETPRGLLRLSVSTSFGQAQLGAAIAEYVKRYPLVTVDLQMLDRTVNLVDERIDLAIRTSNDLDPNLIARRLTVCRSVVCASPAYLLEHPAPQKVEDLARHNCLTHSYFGKSLWHFEEHGEHVSVPVHGNITANEASTLLRITLAGAGVAMLPSYQAGDLIRSGELVRLLPEAEPRQMNIYAVYASRKHMPSALRSLLDFLVVRFPEQPVWDADL; encoded by the coding sequence ATGGATCGTCTTCAAGCAATGCGCGTGTTTGTCACCGTGGTGGACCTGGGCAGCCAATCCGCCGCCGCCGATCATCTGGACCTGTCGCGCCCGGTTGTCTCGCGTTACCTGGCCGAGCTGGAGGATTGGGTCGGCGCACGCCTGCTGCACCGCACCACGCGCAAGCTCAGCCTCACTGCCGCCGGCGGTGAAGTCCTGCCGCGTTGCCGGCAGTTGCTGGAACTGTGCGGTGATATGCAGGCCGCCGTCAGCGAGCCCGATGAAACCCCGCGTGGCCTGTTGCGCCTGAGTGTCAGCACTTCGTTCGGCCAGGCGCAGTTGGGCGCCGCCATTGCCGAGTACGTCAAACGCTACCCGCTGGTGACAGTCGACCTGCAGATGCTCGACCGCACGGTGAACCTGGTGGATGAGCGCATCGACCTGGCGATTCGCACCAGCAATGACCTGGATCCGAACCTGATCGCCCGACGCCTGACCGTGTGCCGCTCGGTGGTGTGCGCCTCGCCGGCTTATCTGCTGGAGCACCCGGCACCGCAGAAAGTCGAAGACCTGGCGCGGCACAACTGCCTGACCCATTCCTACTTCGGCAAGAGCCTGTGGCATTTTGAAGAACACGGCGAGCATGTGTCGGTGCCGGTCCACGGCAATATCACCGCCAATGAGGCCAGTACGCTATTGCGGATAACGCTGGCCGGGGCAGGGGTGGCGATGTTGCCCAGTTACCAGGCCGGTGACCTGATCCGCAGCGGCGAACTGGTGCGCCTGCTGCCTGAGGCCGAGCCACGGCAGATGAATATCTACGCGGTATACGCCTCGCGCAAGCACATGCCCTCGGCGTTGCGCAGCCTGCTGGATTTCCTGGTGGTGCGGTTTCCCGAGCAGCCTGTTTGGGATGCGGATCTCTGA
- a CDS encoding NAD(P)-dependent oxidoreductase, producing MSKIAIIGATGRAGSQLLEEALRRGHTVTAIARNTEKLAVRSDVTVKQLDALDAEALQQAISGSDVVISAAHFATLPASAVIGPVKKAGVKRLLVVGGAGSLLLPDGSRVIDSPDFPAEYKTEASAGAAFLDVLRQEQELDWTFLSPSALFDGTERTGQFRLGQDHLLVSNDGNSSISFADFAIAMIDEVETPKHSRQRFTVGY from the coding sequence ATGAGCAAGATCGCAATCATTGGTGCCACCGGCCGTGCCGGTAGCCAACTGCTGGAAGAAGCGCTGCGCCGCGGGCATACCGTCACCGCCATCGCGCGCAATACCGAAAAACTGGCCGTACGCTCGGACGTCACGGTCAAACAACTGGATGCGCTGGATGCCGAGGCCCTGCAACAGGCCATCAGCGGCAGCGATGTGGTAATCAGTGCCGCGCACTTTGCCACCTTGCCCGCCAGCGCCGTGATCGGCCCGGTCAAGAAGGCCGGAGTAAAACGCCTGTTGGTGGTGGGTGGCGCCGGTTCGTTGCTGTTGCCGGACGGCAGCCGCGTGATCGACAGCCCGGACTTCCCGGCAGAATACAAAACTGAAGCCAGCGCAGGAGCGGCGTTTCTCGACGTGCTGCGTCAAGAGCAGGAACTGGATTGGACCTTTCTGTCGCCGTCGGCCCTGTTCGATGGCACCGAGCGCACCGGTCAATTCCGCCTGGGCCAGGATCATTTGCTGGTGAGCAATGACGGTAACAGCTCGATCAGTTTTGCCGACTTCGCCATCGCCATGATCGACGAAGTGGAAACGCCGAAGCACTCGCGTCAGCGCTTTACCGTGGGCTACTGA
- a CDS encoding MDR family MFS transporter — translation MTPLNQPTPTVPAVRSILAALMLAIFLGALDQTIVAVSMPAISAQFHDVNLLAWVISGYMVAMTVAVPIYGKLGDLYGRRPMMLIGMGVFTVASLFCGLAHSMEQLVLARIIQGIGAGGMISVSQAIIGDIIAPRERGRYQGYFSSMYAVASVAGPVLGGYMTEYLSWRWVFLINLPLGAVAWYVAHRTLVGLPVPQRKPVIDYLGTVLMIIGLTALLLGITQIGQGHAWRDDQVLGLLACALLALSLFVWHERRAREPLLPMHLFVNRSAVLCWCTIFITSFQAISLTVLMPLRYQTVTGAGADSAALHLLPLAMGLPMGAYFAGRMTSVTGRYKPMILSGAVLSPLAILGMAFSAPQAVGLTSLFMLLCGIAAGMQFPTSLVGTQNSVEQRDIGVATSTTNLFRSLGGAVGVACMSALLLALLQDASFVHLASGALVSEGRSGNVLLDGLNAAPGGARDALRGELAVTFRHLLMVSAGVSVLGLAAAIAMPDRVLRGR, via the coding sequence GTGACCCCTCTCAATCAGCCCACTCCCACCGTTCCTGCCGTGCGCAGCATTCTCGCTGCGCTGATGCTGGCGATCTTTCTTGGCGCCCTGGACCAGACCATTGTCGCCGTGTCGATGCCGGCCATTTCCGCGCAGTTCCATGACGTCAACCTGCTGGCCTGGGTGATCTCCGGCTACATGGTGGCGATGACGGTGGCAGTGCCGATCTACGGCAAGCTCGGTGACCTGTATGGGCGGCGGCCGATGATGCTGATCGGCATGGGCGTGTTCACCGTCGCCTCGCTGTTCTGCGGCCTGGCGCACAGCATGGAGCAACTGGTGCTGGCGCGGATTATCCAGGGCATCGGTGCCGGCGGCATGATTTCGGTGAGCCAGGCGATCATCGGCGACATCATCGCGCCCCGTGAGCGCGGGCGTTACCAGGGCTACTTCAGCAGCATGTACGCGGTGGCCAGCGTTGCCGGGCCGGTGCTGGGCGGTTATATGACCGAGTACCTGTCCTGGCGCTGGGTGTTTTTGATCAACCTGCCGTTGGGCGCGGTCGCCTGGTATGTGGCCCATCGCACCCTGGTGGGGTTGCCGGTGCCGCAGCGCAAGCCGGTCATCGATTATCTGGGCACCGTGCTGATGATCATCGGCCTGACCGCCTTGTTGCTCGGCATCACCCAAATCGGCCAGGGCCATGCATGGCGTGACGACCAGGTGCTCGGGCTGCTGGCCTGTGCGCTGTTGGCGTTGAGCCTGTTCGTCTGGCATGAACGCCGCGCGCGCGAGCCGCTGTTGCCTATGCACCTGTTCGTCAATCGCAGTGCGGTGTTGTGCTGGTGTACGATTTTCATCACCAGCTTCCAGGCGATTTCCCTGACGGTGCTGATGCCTTTGCGTTACCAGACCGTGACCGGTGCCGGCGCCGACAGCGCGGCCCTGCACCTGCTGCCCCTGGCGATGGGCTTGCCGATGGGCGCTTATTTCGCCGGGCGCATGACGTCAGTGACCGGCCGTTATAAACCGATGATCCTCAGTGGCGCCGTGTTGAGTCCCCTGGCGATTCTCGGCATGGCCTTCAGCGCGCCCCAGGCCGTCGGGCTGACCTCGCTGTTCATGCTGCTGTGCGGGATCGCCGCGGGCATGCAGTTCCCGACCTCGTTGGTGGGCACACAGAACTCGGTGGAGCAGCGCGATATTGGGGTGGCGACAAGCACCACCAACCTGTTCCGTTCCCTGGGCGGGGCGGTCGGGGTGGCGTGTATGTCGGCGTTGCTGTTGGCGTTGTTACAGGATGCAAGTTTTGTCCACTTGGCCAGTGGTGCGCTGGTGAGCGAGGGTCGTTCCGGTAACGTGCTGCTTGATGGGCTCAATGCCGCGCCGGGGGGCGCACGGGATGCGTTGCGGGGGGAGTTGGCGGTGACGTTTCGGCATTTGCTGATGGTCAGTGCGGGGGTGTCGGTGTTGGGGTTGGCGGCGGCCATTGCGATGCCTGATCGGGTGTTGCGGGGGCGTTAG
- the cynS gene encoding cyanase produces the protein MLQSNFAQTPRLALADTVIDLKARKDLSWQDLADGTGLSLAFVTAALLGQHPLPKDAADVVCAKLGLDEDASRLLQSVPLRGSFPGGVPTDPTMYRFYEMLQVYGSTLKALVHEQFGDGIISAINFKLDIKKVEDPEGGSRAVITLDGKYLPTKPF, from the coding sequence ATGCTGCAATCGAACTTTGCCCAAACCCCTCGCCTGGCCCTGGCCGATACCGTTATCGACCTCAAGGCGCGCAAGGACCTGTCCTGGCAGGACCTCGCCGACGGCACCGGCCTGAGCCTGGCCTTCGTCACCGCCGCCCTGCTCGGCCAGCATCCGCTGCCCAAGGACGCCGCCGACGTGGTGTGCGCCAAACTCGGCCTGGACGAGGACGCCAGCCGCCTGCTGCAAAGCGTGCCCCTGCGCGGCAGCTTCCCCGGCGGCGTGCCGACCGATCCGACGATGTACCGGTTCTACGAAATGCTGCAGGTCTACGGCTCCACCCTCAAGGCCCTGGTGCATGAGCAGTTTGGCGACGGCATCATCAGCGCGATCAATTTCAAGCTGGACATCAAGAAAGTCGAAGACCCGGAGGGGGGTTCGCGCGCGGTGATCACCCTGGACGGCAAATATCTGCCGACCAAACCCTTCTGA
- a CDS encoding helix-turn-helix domain-containing protein, translated as MTNTAIPVFKLYGESQQWPTPDLLHCETISRRSREYQWEIQPHRHADLCQLLYVHKGQAHLEIEGQRTTLNEASLQVLPPLCVHGFRFSEDVEGYVVTLSAPLVGHLQAQLGSTVDGLHSLGNYPAGKDSDYLNNLFARLQDEYADEQPARDMMMHALVSVLLVWVSRQAIQRRHPRTPRNREYFRRFTQLVEQHYREHPKIEDLAHKLGISVSHLNGTCRELGGQPALQIMHDRQLLEAKRLLTYTSMTINEMSEVLGFSDPTNFSRLFRRRVGFSPKAFREQLKQN; from the coding sequence ATGACCAACACCGCGATTCCGGTCTTCAAGCTTTACGGGGAAAGCCAACAGTGGCCGACTCCCGATTTGTTGCACTGCGAAACCATTTCCCGGCGCAGCCGGGAATACCAGTGGGAGATCCAGCCCCACCGGCACGCGGACCTGTGCCAGTTGCTTTATGTGCATAAAGGCCAGGCACACCTGGAAATCGAAGGCCAGCGCACCACGCTCAACGAAGCGAGCCTGCAAGTGCTGCCGCCACTGTGTGTGCACGGTTTTCGCTTTTCCGAAGATGTCGAAGGTTATGTGGTAACCCTCTCCGCGCCCCTGGTCGGCCATTTACAAGCGCAATTGGGCAGCACCGTCGACGGCCTGCACTCCCTCGGCAACTACCCGGCGGGCAAGGACAGCGACTACCTCAACAACCTGTTCGCCCGATTGCAGGACGAATACGCCGATGAACAACCGGCACGGGACATGATGATGCACGCCCTGGTCAGCGTGCTGCTGGTATGGGTCAGCCGCCAGGCGATCCAGCGCCGCCACCCCAGGACACCCCGCAACCGGGAGTATTTCCGGCGGTTTACCCAACTGGTCGAACAGCATTACCGCGAGCACCCCAAGATTGAAGACCTGGCCCACAAACTGGGCATCTCGGTCTCACATCTGAATGGGACGTGTCGGGAGTTGGGCGGGCAGCCGGCCCTGCAGATCATGCACGACCGCCAGTTGCTGGAGGCCAAGCGTTTGCTGACCTACACCAGCATGACCATCAATGAAATGTCCGAAGTGCTGGGGTTTTCAGACCCGACCAACTTCTCGCGGCTGTTTCGCCGCCGGGTGGGATTTTCGCCAAAGGCGTTTCGCGAGCAGCTGAAGCAGAACTGA